The genomic interval GACACACTTTCTGTAATGCTAAATGTACTGTCTACATAAAAATAATGTACTGCTATTCAAAATAATAATCATTAGCCTAGACTTTTCATATTAtctaaatatatttcaataaagaTTTGAAACATCAAAAAATCATGAAGCAGAATTCATTTTTATCAAGTTTATTAAGTTACAATGAGAATAAATTTATAATAAGATATAACTGCAATTAAGAAGAATTTTGATATGGAATGCACAATAGAAATATCTGAAAGGACttcatttttttagaaaaatatagaTATAAGTAAACACATAGAAGATAAATAGACCTATatagatgaacacacacagaaatgactTGAATGTACAGAGCATGATTACTCTAAATATGgaattttattaaatatcagAATGTCAATCCTATTACAAATCatgctttttttctcccttgcCTATAAattcagaaagaagaaattatacTTTTAACATCACCAATGCTTTTATTTGCCAGAGAAAAGCACTACCTTTTGGATGGTGTCCTTAAAGGCTTGCTTTACTTGCTGGTTCCTCAGGGTGTAGATAAATGGATTCATCATAGGAGCAACAGAAGTATTGAGAATAGCCACTCCTTTGGTCAGTGATGCTCTTTCTTTGGCAGAAGGATTAGCATACATGAATATGCAGCTGCCGTAGGAGATAGAAATGACAATCATGTGAGAGGAGCATGTAGAAAATGCTTTTTTTCTCTGACTGGCAGACGGAAGTTTCAAAATTGTCATGAGGATGAACATGTAGGAAAGAATGATTAATGCCAAAGTGAAGAGCAGGATCATGATTGCAGAATAAAACCCAATCACTTCCAGGAGCCACGTGTCTGAGCAGGATAGCTGCAGGAGGGGGAAGTAGTCACATGCAAAGTGGTCAATGACATTGGAGCCGCAGTAATctaactgaagaaaaagaatgacGGGTGGGAAGATGTTTAGGAACCCTGCCAGCCAGGCAGAGAAAACCAGCAATATGCAGACTTTCCTGTTCATGATGGTGGTGTAATGCAGCGGTTTGCAGATGGCaacatagcggtcataggacaTAGCAGTTAGAAGGTAAAATTCCGTGATACCcatgaagatgaagaaaaacaactgagcCGTGCAGTTATTGTAGGAAATAGTTTTGTCTCTGGTAACAATCGTGCTTAGAAATCTAGGGATGCAGACGGTTGTAAAGGTTATTTCTAAAACAGAGAAGTTCCtgaggaagaaatacatgggGGTCTGTAGATGGGGGTCTACCAAGGTGAGAGTGATGATGGTCAGGTTTCCAGTGACACTTAGAATATATGTGATAATTAAAAAGAGGAAGATTACAACCTGAAGCTCAGGGTCATCTGACAATCCTAAGAGAATGAATTCTGTGGGCACTGTGTGGTTTTTCATTGTGGGtcttcttctcattctctttaaACATACAAAGTATATTCCTCTATAacataaaacacagaaaaatattgaAGATAGGGCATGgtatttggaaaacatttttaaagatatgaagagtcttatgaaataaaaatttgacCTTATTTTCAGTTCAAATGACAAACAACATGTTCTTCAATCTGTTGTCTGAAAAATACATTATAGCTacaaatgtagattaaaaattcTGATATCACTTAAATCATTTTTCCAATGCTTTTAAAGTAGTTAGAtctataattattaaaaattatcaagTTGACTGATGAAGCATGTAAAATAGTGTAACTGATCTTCCCTTCCCGCAACATTGTAAAAATGAGTCTAGAACATGGCAGAGTCTAAACACACAGTTCAAAAGCTTTAGAGGTAATTTGATCTTACCTTCAGATTTACATTTTGCAAATCTTAGTGCACTGTGGTTTAGGAAACTTCCCAAATCCAGCAACAATTGACTCTGATGACCTTCTCACTGGAGAAGCAATCTGCTTATTTATGGACATGTTCAGACATTCCCTTCTATATTTCATTTTGCAGGGTCTTTGGATAATGATATTTTTCTCCTGTgtgattaaattttttcttttatattacaaaGACCAGAGGACAAGACAGGAaatgtgtgtctttctttcttcctttctttctttctttctttctttctttctttctttctttctttctttctttctttctttctttctttctttctttctttctctctctctctctctctctctctctctctctctctctttctttctctttctttcttttttaaaataagtgttaACTAGAAACATTTAATTCACAAAATGTATAATTCAACTTTAACACAACATTTCTATACAAATGAACAAATAGATGGTCAAAGTAACATTTGCAGGGAAGTAGACATTCTTTCAAATAACTGAATGTTCCTGTTaaagactatttctttttttaacctttcttctttcatttttctttattaagacattttttactcactccacatactatccactaatccccctcctccctcctcccaccccccagccctcttttccaaGCTACCCCGCATCCTCACATCCcctaaatcaaggtctcccaaggggagtcagcagagcccagcacattgagcctaggcaggtccaagccccttcccactgcaccaaggctgtgcaaggtgtcacaccacaggcaccgggttccagaagcct from Peromyscus maniculatus bairdii isolate BWxNUB_F1_BW_parent chromosome 18, HU_Pman_BW_mat_3.1, whole genome shotgun sequence carries:
- the LOC102908852 gene encoding olfactory receptor 6C3-like, with the translated sequence MILLSLKKILRRPTMKNHTVPTEFILLGLSDDPELQVVIFLFLIITYILSVTGNLTIITLTLVDPHLQTPMYFFLRNFSVLEITFTTVCIPRFLSTIVTRDKTISYNNCTAQLFFFIFMGITEFYLLTAMSYDRYVAICKPLHYTTIMNRKVCILLVFSAWLAGFLNIFPPVILFLQLDYCGSNVIDHFACDYFPLLQLSCSDTWLLEVIGFYSAIMILLFTLALIILSYMFILMTILKLPSASQRKKAFSTCSSHMIVISISYGSCIFMYANPSAKERASLTKGVAILNTSVAPMMNPFIYTLRNQQVKQAFKDTIQKVVLFSGK